The DNA window CGTGATCAAGAAAGATCAGTTCGCCGACCTGCTCCACGCCGACGAAATCCTGATCTGATCCAGGTTTCCGTTCGTCCTTAAGCCCTGGGCGGGAGCCGAAGGGTCGAATGAGATGAGCGGAAAATCGCGCTCCGAGGCGCGACATTGAAGCCGTTCGTGGTTCGACAAACTCACCACGAACGGCTTCAATGTCACCACGGACGGATGCAATCTGTGGCTATGAACTTTTCCAGCAATCGCCTGACGTGCGGGGGATAGGCCTCTGGCCCGTCTGGCGGGCGACACACCCATTCCCCCTGGATAGACCGAAAACACTCCAATGATCACACTGGATTGGCCCTGGGTGCTGCTCGCATTGCCACTGCCGTTCCTGACGACTCGGCTCCCGCGTGCCCGCGCTCACATCGGATCCGCTCTGCGCCTGCCGTTCTATGCCGAACTTCCGGCGGTGACGGTCGAGCGCTCGGCGGGCGCGTCTTGGCCGCGGCTGCTGCTGGCGGCGCTGGTCTGGATCCTGCTTGTACTTGCCGCCGCGCGTCCGCAGTGGGTCGGCGAACCCATCGGTCTGCCCATTGCCGGACGGGATTTGATGTTGGCCCTGGATATCTCCGGCAGCATGGAACAGGAGGACTATGAACTGAATGGCCGGGCGGTCACCCGGCTGGCGGCGGTGCAGGCGGTGGCGACGGATTTCGTGAAACGACGCGACCAGGACCGGCTTGGGCTCATCCTGTTCGGGACTCAGGCGTATCTTCAGACCCCGCTGACCTTCGATGGGGCCACAGTCGACACCCTGCTGAACGAGGCGGTGGTTGGCCTGGCCGGACGTGAAACGGCCATCGGTGACGCCATTGCGGTGGCGGTCAAGCGTTTGCGGGAACAGCCCGAGGGCCAGCGCGTTCTGGTGCTGCTCACCGACGGCCAAAATACCGCCGGCACGCTCGATCCGCTGGTCGCCGCGCAACTCGCCGCGCAGGCTGGCGTGCGCATCCATACCATCGGCATTGGCGGCGGCGAGATGGGGATTCGGACGCCCTTCGGGATCCGCCTGATGCGCCAAGGCAGCGACTACGATCCGGCGACGCTCAAACAGATCGCCGAGCTCACCGGCGGCCGGTTTTTTTCGGCGACGAATCGGGAGGAACTGGAGACGGTGTATGCGGAGTTGGATCGGCTGGAACCCAATGAACGCGACGAACGCACCTTTCGACCCCAGCGCGCACTCTTTGTCTGGCCTGCCTCCGCCGCCCTGTTGCTCACGGTCGGGCTGGCCGTCGCGTCCGCTCGGCGTGGGCGCGTCTAAGAGGGTGTAGACAAAAATAATTGAGCTGCTATTTGTATACCAGTCTACAACTGAGCTGGTGTGCGCTGATGTCGAAAGCTGGTCGTCCCCCCAAGATTCACGAGGCGGAGCAAGCGGTATTGCGTCAAATTGTCACGGATCGCCCGACCTCCACGCTGTCAGAGATTGCCCGGGAACTCGCGGCACGGACGGGAATCGAGGCTCATGAAGCAACGATTCGCAAGTCCTTGCGGGAGGCGGGCGTCACGCGCCTCCGGGGCGAGAGTGGTCTCGAGGCGCAAGCGCGCGCAACGCCGCGTCGGTATGGGTATACGGATGCGCATCGTCGCCACGACCCCGACCAAAGCTACCCAAGTTGTCTGACCGATGCGGAGTGGGACTTGGTCGCCGCTCTCTTTGAGATGCCGGGCGGGCGGGGTCAACCGCCCCGCGTGTCGCGCCGGAGCATCCTGGAGGCGTGTTGCTACGTGGTGCGCACGGGGTGCGCGTGGCGGATGCTGCCGCACGATTTCGCGCCTTGGCAGAATGTCTACAAGACGTTTCGCCGTTGGAGTGCGGCTGGGAAGTTTGAGCAGATGCATGATCGACTGCGGGGGCAATGGCGCGAACGCGAGGGGCGTGAGATCGCGCCGACGGCGGCGGTGCTGGATGCGCAATCGACCCGCGGCTCGCCGCAGGGTGGACCGAGCGGCTTTGATGCGGGCAAGCAGGTCAAGGGGCGCAAGCGCAGCCTGGTGGTCGATACCTTGGGGTTCGTGTTGGCGGTGAGCGTGGTCGCGGCCAATCTTCAGGACCGCGATGCCGCCTCGGGCGCCGTCGCTGACGCGGCCGCCAAGTACCCCCAGATCAACACGCTGTTTGTCGATAGCGCCTACGCCGGTCAATTTGCCCAAACCACCGAGCAGACCCACGCGATCCGCGTGGAAGTCGTGCGCCATCCAGCCAACAAAAGCGTTGGCTCCTGGCACGTGGACGGGGCGCCTGACCGAGTGGTGATCGCCAACGCCGACGGCTTCGTTCCGCTGCCGAAGCGCTGGGTTGTCGAGCGCACCCATGCGTGGAATGAGCGTGCCCGTCGATTGATCATGCATCATGACCGTCTGCCAGCGGTCTCCGAAACCTGGGTTTGGCTGGCGGAGGCGCGCATCCTGCTGCGGCGGTTGACCACAACGGTTTGATTTTGTCTACACCCTCTAAGAGAATGCTCAAAATTCTCCGGTGGAATGGTTGGCGTCCGCGAATTCCCACATGAAACGACAGAGCGAGTCGACCGCCTCCGGTGTCATCGCGTTATAGATGGAGGCTCTGATTCCGCCGAGCGAGCGATGTCCCTTGAGTCCGCTGAAGCCTTGATCGGTTGCCTGGTGCAGAAAGGCCGCTTCCAAGTCGGCGGTCGGCAATCGGAAGACCACATTCATCAGCGAACGATCCTCGCGCGCCGCCCAGCCGTCATAAAAACCGTCGCTGTCGTCGATCACCTCGTAGAGACTGGCGGCTTTTTGACGGTTGATGGCGTCCATCCGGTCCAGTCCGCCGATGTCGTTCAGCAACCAGCGGGTGACCAGCAGCACGACATAGATGGCGAAGACTGGCGGAGTGTTATAGATGGAATGGGCATTGAGATGGGTGCGGTAGTCGAGCAGGGTAGGGAGTCCGTCGGGCGCCCGGTGGAGCAGATCGCGCCGGAGGATGACGACGGTGACGCCTGCGGGACCGATGTTCTTCTGGGCGTGCGCATAAATCAGATCGAAACGCTCGGGGTCGAAGGGACGCGACAGAAAATCCGATGACATATCGCAAACGCGCGTCACGCGGTCGAGTCCGGGGATGGCGTGAAACTGGATGCCTTCGACCGTTTCGTTGGAGACGTAGTGCAGGTAGGCCGCCGTGTCGGAATAGGCGAGTTCGTCAGGGCGGGGCAGTCGCCGGAAGCCCCAGGGCTCGCCATCCCAAAGAACGCGCACATCGCCTTCCAGGCGCGCCTCGGGAATCGCCTTGGCGCTCCAGTAGCCGGTGCGCAGATAGTCGGCCGTTTGGCGGCGATGGCGCAGCAGCAGCATGGGGATCATGGAGAACTGGAGCGTGGCGCCGCCCTGCAGGAAGAGCACGGCATGGCTCTCGGGGAGTTGGAGCAGTTGGCGGATGTTGCGCTCGGCTTCGTCGACGACGCCCGCGAACCAGTCCGAGCGGTGGCTGATGCCCAGGATCGACAATCCGACCTCGGGGACGCACTCGATGGCCTGTTGGGTTTCGGCAAGCACCGTGGCGGGCAGGACACCGGGTCCGCCGGAAAAATTCAGATGATTCATCGACAGGTGCCGGATGACGCGGACGCGGCTGCCTGGAGCAGCATGGACCGAAAGGCCATAAAGATTTTCCGCATGGCCGGCTGTTTATAGGGGAAGAGTTCGACCGGATCCATGGCATGAACGACCATGGCGTGGTCGACCTCGAAGATCAGCAGGCGTCCGTCCGGCAGTTCGGCGCAGTCGATGCCGAGATAATCCAGTCCGATGGCATGATCGATAGCGGCGAGCGCCGGTCCATGCCGGACGGCGAAGGCGTGCTCGAAATCGGCCATGAACGCGGCTTCCTCGGCCCGCTTTGCGGGGCTTTCGGCCATTCCGGCGTTGAGATAATGGATCATCCAGTGGCTGGAAATGCCCATGTGACACGCATAGGGCGTGCCGGCGATGAGGATCACGCGGTATTTGCGAAAGTGTCCATCGGGGCTGCGGTAGTCGATAAAGGGCGCCACGAAAAATTCGTCGTCGGGCAGTACCTGGAGTTGCTCGGCGAGCTGCGTGGGGGTGTCGGTTTTGCTCAGGTCGTGACCGGCGTGCGAGTCGAGCGGGCGGAGAATGAGCGGGAAGTCGAGTTCGGCGGGCAGGCTGGGGTCCGGCGCGCGGTGATCGGCCAGTTGCCGCAACGTCTCCCGAGCGATGCGCCAGGTCGGTGGCATGACGATCCCGGGCAATCCCTGCAAGCGCTGAGCGGCGGTATCGCGGGCAACGCGGGCGACGTGTCGCGGGTTGTTCAGGATGGGTTTCGGCCAGATGCCCAGATGGGGCAGCCAGTCGGTCAGCAGGCGATGATTCGCCTCCGATTCGCCGATCGCGACGAACAGCAGGTCATGCTCGGGGAGATCCGCCGGAGCGGTCTCGCCAGGGATGGCGTAATGCAGATGAAGCTCGATATCGGAGTTTTCCAGCAGACACTCGATGGGGACATTCGCCATGAGTTCGCCGGGCGCCATGAGCGCCAGCAGGCGCAGCCGGGCTGGCAAGGCGGCGGGGATGACGTAGTGCCGGCACAGCTTGAGCGCCTCCCGTTGCAGTTGTAGCGCGAGGGCCGGATTGCCGAGAAACTGCAAAATGATGGCGGCATCGAAGAGTGAGGCTGCATCGTTCGGGTCTTGCGTCGCCCGTGCGAGCAGGGATCGGCCGAATGGCGTCAAGTCCTCGCCCGCCAAATGGCGGCGCATCAAGTTGGCAAGGCCAAGGGATGCCTGCATGACGGTGCGCTCCGATTCCGGATAAGGTTCGATTGTCCGCTGGCCCCCGCGCGGGTGCAAGCCAGAACCGACAAAATATCGGCGGTCACGGGTTGACGACGCTTCGGCTGATGCTCCCTTCTATCACGAACCGTCAGAATTCCGTCGTTTTTGGTTTGCGAAATCGCTAATTCATTATTAAATAGACTGTTTTATGTCTGGCACGGCTTTGGCTAAACCAAGGGCAGGATCAACACCTTTGGGGTACTCCCGTGAATCTGACCAGCCAAGCCGATACGCCGCATCTGACCCTCGTGACCTCGGCCGAGCAGACGGTGCGTCAACAGTCGGAGTCCATCGATCCGATCCGGTTTTTACAGGCGATCACGGCGTCGCTGGATCTTGACCAGGTTCTGAACACGCTTAGCGGTTTCCTCTACGATCTGGTTGCCCAGAGCGGCTGGGAGTACCGGCATGCGGAATCCGATCTCGAGCTGTCGGGCGGGAAGCCTGATCGTCATCGGCTGGAATATGCCTTGACCCTGAACGGGCAGGAGATGGGGACGCTGAAACTGATGCGCGGCCGCCGTTTCTCAGAGACCGATCAGATCCGCATCGAGGGTTTGCTGGGGCTGGCGGCTCAATCGCTGCATAACGCCCTGCGCTTTTATGACATGAGTCAACAGTTGGAGCGCGATCCGCTGACCGGTCTCGGCAATCGTCGTGCCCTGACCTTGCAGGGCGTGCAGTGGCTGGCGGATAACATCCGTCACAAACACCCGCTGTCCATGCTGGTGATGGATCTCGACCGCTTCAAGGCCGTGAATGACAACCATGGCCATCCGGTGGGCGACCGCCTGCTGTGCGCCCTTGCCGATACCCTGCGCGCGGTGACACGCACGGCGGATTTGTGCGTGCGGATCGGCGGCGATGAATTCGTGGTGCTGCTGCCAGGAACCGATCTATCCGACGCGATGGAATGCGCGGAGCGGATCCGGTGCGCGGTGGCGAAACTGACGATCGCGACCGTGACCGGGGAGCAGGTCAATGCCAGTGTCAGCATTGGGGTCGCGACGTATCGCCATGGGATGGATCTCGATCAACTCTATCATCAGGCGGATAGCGCGCTCTATGCCGCCAAGCGCGCTGGCTGCAATCGGGTACTGGCGGGCTCGGGAACCCCCGATTGCAAGCAGGTCGATTCCTTTTGCGTGTCCTAGGATGAGGTCGCTCGTGGCCGGTCAAATTGCAGTAGACTCACACCACGCTCGATGGCTTCGAGCCTTCCTGTGCGGGGAATGAAAAGGCGCCTGTCGGGCGCTTTTTCATGGCAATCGATGATCTTGACGCGACGCTGACGAAATCTCTTGCGACGTTCGTGCATCTTTACCTCATCGACGAAGGGATGCATGCGTTTTGCTGGTGCTTGTCCTGATTCGGTCCGTCTGAAAAACGCAACCATCGGTACACAGGATTCATCGGATTCAGTCCTTATCGAAAGGAAAACGTTGTCATGAGAAAGGTTCGTCTGAGTGTGAAGTTGCAGGCCGGTTTTCTGTCGATCGCGATGCTCGTGCTGATCGTCGGGTTGCTCGGGATCAAGGGCGAGTTGGACATGCGGGAGCACATCGAGTCGATCGGCCTGGTCCGCCTACCGTCCATTATCGAGTTGGATCGCATGAATATCGAGCGCCTGCAGGTGCGCACGCAGACGCTTGAGGTACAGGGACAGGCAGTCTGGTCGCCGGAGACGCGCAAGGTTCTGGAACTGGTCTCGCGTCAGCGCCTGGCGTCCTGGAAGAATGTCGAGGAGGCCCTGGCCGCGTATGAAAAACTGCCGAAGTCCGCCGACGAGAAAACCGTCTACGAGGTCTTCATGACTGAATACGCGGCCTGGCGCGCGAGCTACGTGCGGTTGGATCAACTCCTCGCGGGCATGATTCAGGCGACCGGCCCCGAAGAGTATGACCCCCTTTACGCGGAATTTGTTGGATTGGTCACGGACATGATGTTGATCTCGGATCGCGTGGGCGTTCTGATCGATACGATGGTGGCGTTCAACAATCAGGCCACCAATGCCGCAGTCGGGAAAGCCCTGGCGGAAGCGGGTCGAATGGTGAAGTTCACTGCGGTCGGGATG is part of the Thiocystis violascens DSM 198 genome and encodes:
- a CDS encoding VWA domain-containing protein — encoded protein: MITLDWPWVLLALPLPFLTTRLPRARAHIGSALRLPFYAELPAVTVERSAGASWPRLLLAALVWILLVLAAARPQWVGEPIGLPIAGRDLMLALDISGSMEQEDYELNGRAVTRLAAVQAVATDFVKRRDQDRLGLILFGTQAYLQTPLTFDGATVDTLLNEAVVGLAGRETAIGDAIAVAVKRLREQPEGQRVLVLLTDGQNTAGTLDPLVAAQLAAQAGVRIHTIGIGGGEMGIRTPFGIRLMRQGSDYDPATLKQIAELTGGRFFSATNREELETVYAELDRLEPNERDERTFRPQRALFVWPASAALLLTVGLAVASARRGRV
- a CDS encoding IS5 family transposase, with translation MSKAGRPPKIHEAEQAVLRQIVTDRPTSTLSEIARELAARTGIEAHEATIRKSLREAGVTRLRGESGLEAQARATPRRYGYTDAHRRHDPDQSYPSCLTDAEWDLVAALFEMPGGRGQPPRVSRRSILEACCYVVRTGCAWRMLPHDFAPWQNVYKTFRRWSAAGKFEQMHDRLRGQWREREGREIAPTAAVLDAQSTRGSPQGGPSGFDAGKQVKGRKRSLVVDTLGFVLAVSVVAANLQDRDAASGAVADAAAKYPQINTLFVDSAYAGQFAQTTEQTHAIRVEVVRHPANKSVGSWHVDGAPDRVVIANADGFVPLPKRWVVERTHAWNERARRLIMHHDRLPAVSETWVWLAEARILLRRLTTTV
- a CDS encoding phosphoserine transaminase, which translates into the protein MNHLNFSGGPGVLPATVLAETQQAIECVPEVGLSILGISHRSDWFAGVVDEAERNIRQLLQLPESHAVLFLQGGATLQFSMIPMLLLRHRRQTADYLRTGYWSAKAIPEARLEGDVRVLWDGEPWGFRRLPRPDELAYSDTAAYLHYVSNETVEGIQFHAIPGLDRVTRVCDMSSDFLSRPFDPERFDLIYAHAQKNIGPAGVTVVILRRDLLHRAPDGLPTLLDYRTHLNAHSIYNTPPVFAIYVVLLVTRWLLNDIGGLDRMDAINRQKAASLYEVIDDSDGFYDGWAAREDRSLMNVVFRLPTADLEAAFLHQATDQGFSGLKGHRSLGGIRASIYNAMTPEAVDSLCRFMWEFADANHSTGEF
- a CDS encoding ATP-grasp domain-containing protein translates to MQASLGLANLMRRHLAGEDLTPFGRSLLARATQDPNDAASLFDAAIILQFLGNPALALQLQREALKLCRHYVIPAALPARLRLLALMAPGELMANVPIECLLENSDIELHLHYAIPGETAPADLPEHDLLFVAIGESEANHRLLTDWLPHLGIWPKPILNNPRHVARVARDTAAQRLQGLPGIVMPPTWRIARETLRQLADHRAPDPSLPAELDFPLILRPLDSHAGHDLSKTDTPTQLAEQLQVLPDDEFFVAPFIDYRSPDGHFRKYRVILIAGTPYACHMGISSHWMIHYLNAGMAESPAKRAEEAAFMADFEHAFAVRHGPALAAIDHAIGLDYLGIDCAELPDGRLLIFEVDHAMVVHAMDPVELFPYKQPAMRKIFMAFRSMLLQAAASASSGTCR
- a CDS encoding GGDEF domain-containing protein, whose translation is MNLTSQADTPHLTLVTSAEQTVRQQSESIDPIRFLQAITASLDLDQVLNTLSGFLYDLVAQSGWEYRHAESDLELSGGKPDRHRLEYALTLNGQEMGTLKLMRGRRFSETDQIRIEGLLGLAAQSLHNALRFYDMSQQLERDPLTGLGNRRALTLQGVQWLADNIRHKHPLSMLVMDLDRFKAVNDNHGHPVGDRLLCALADTLRAVTRTADLCVRIGGDEFVVLLPGTDLSDAMECAERIRCAVAKLTIATVTGEQVNASVSIGVATYRHGMDLDQLYHQADSALYAAKRAGCNRVLAGSGTPDCKQVDSFCVS